From a region of the Myroides sp. JBRI-B21084 genome:
- the fabV gene encoding enoyl-ACP reductase FabV, which yields MIIKPRTRGFICLTAHPEGTALNIKNQIDYVRSKGTIANGPKKVLVIGASTGFGISSRIAAAFGSGAATIGVFFEKPAAEGKPGTAGWYNSAAFEKEAQNAGLYAKSINGDAFSDEIKKQTIDLIKKDLGTVDLVVYSLASPRRTHPKTGVAYASVLKPIGQPFENKTVDFHSGVVSDITINPIDSQEDIDNTIAVMGGEDWKFWMEDLHNAGVLADNVKTVAYSYIGPELTFPIYRNGTIGQAKNDLEATTGTINNILKDINGQAFVSVNKALVTQSSSAIPVVPLYISLLYKVMKQKGIHEGTIEQMYRLFKERMYTENGEIALDNEGRIRVDDWEMRDDVQAEVAQLWKEATTENLEQISDIEGYRNDFFNLFGFNFNEINYDADTNEVVNIPSI from the coding sequence ATGATCATAAAACCAAGAACAAGAGGTTTCATATGTTTAACAGCACATCCAGAAGGAACTGCCTTAAATATTAAAAATCAAATTGATTATGTACGATCAAAAGGAACAATAGCAAACGGACCAAAAAAAGTTTTAGTAATTGGTGCGTCAACAGGTTTCGGAATTTCATCTCGTATTGCAGCAGCATTTGGTTCAGGTGCAGCAACAATTGGTGTGTTCTTTGAAAAACCAGCGGCAGAAGGTAAACCAGGAACTGCAGGTTGGTACAATTCTGCTGCTTTTGAAAAAGAAGCTCAAAATGCAGGTTTGTACGCAAAATCTATTAACGGTGATGCTTTTTCTGACGAAATCAAAAAACAAACGATCGATTTAATTAAAAAAGATTTAGGAACTGTTGATTTAGTTGTTTACAGTTTAGCATCGCCACGTAGAACACATCCTAAAACAGGTGTTGCTTATGCTTCGGTTTTAAAACCAATTGGGCAACCATTTGAAAACAAAACAGTAGATTTTCACTCGGGTGTTGTTTCAGATATTACTATTAATCCTATCGATAGTCAAGAAGATATTGACAATACCATTGCTGTTATGGGTGGTGAAGATTGGAAATTTTGGATGGAAGACCTACACAACGCAGGTGTTTTAGCAGATAACGTAAAAACGGTTGCTTATTCATATATTGGACCTGAACTTACTTTCCCAATTTACCGCAACGGTACAATTGGCCAAGCTAAAAACGATTTAGAAGCTACAACTGGCACAATTAACAACATTTTAAAAGATATTAACGGACAAGCATTTGTATCGGTAAACAAAGCCTTAGTAACACAATCAAGTTCGGCGATACCAGTGGTACCTTTATATATTTCTTTACTATACAAAGTAATGAAACAAAAAGGCATACACGAAGGTACTATTGAACAAATGTATCGTTTATTTAAAGAGCGTATGTATACCGAAAATGGTGAAATTGCTCTAGATAATGAAGGAAGAATTAGAGTAGATGATTGGGAAATGCGCGACGATGTTCAAGCAGAAGTTGCTCAATTATGGAAAGAAGCTACTACCGAAAATCTTGAACAAATTTCAGACATTGAAGGATATCGCAACGACTTTTTTAATCTTTTTGGATTTAATTTCAACGAAATTAATTACGATGCCGAT
- a CDS encoding CDP-alcohol phosphatidyltransferase family protein — protein sequence MKKHIPNAITLLNLLSGLIALVYAFDDNLQMAFFWVCLGIFFDFWDGFAARILKVTSPLGVQLDSLADMVTSGVVPGVVMYQMLSHIQQNDETYLVTNETFYMKLVPFIGFIITLGACMRLAKFNIDTRQTDSFIGLPTPANALFVLSIPLILSTTANETLINLLSNPYILVVISFFSALIMNAELPLFSLKIKSDQLSKNKTALLFLLLCVVLLIIFQFVAIPVIIAIYILISLILSKTKVSL from the coding sequence ATAAAAAAACACATTCCCAATGCAATTACACTTTTAAATTTACTTTCGGGCTTAATTGCTCTAGTTTATGCTTTTGACGATAATTTACAAATGGCATTTTTTTGGGTTTGTTTAGGAATTTTCTTTGATTTTTGGGACGGATTTGCTGCCAGAATATTAAAAGTTACTAGTCCGTTAGGTGTTCAGCTAGATTCTTTAGCTGATATGGTTACATCGGGGGTAGTACCTGGCGTGGTAATGTACCAAATGCTTTCGCATATTCAACAAAACGATGAAACTTATTTGGTTACCAACGAAACTTTTTACATGAAATTGGTACCTTTTATTGGCTTTATTATAACTTTAGGTGCGTGTATGCGTTTGGCTAAATTTAATATAGATACAAGACAAACTGATAGTTTTATAGGGCTACCCACCCCTGCAAATGCACTTTTTGTTTTAAGTATACCGCTTATTTTAAGCACAACTGCTAATGAAACACTTATAAATTTACTTAGCAACCCTTATATTTTGGTAGTTATAAGTTTTTTTAGCGCATTGATCATGAACGCAGAATTGCCTTTATTTTCGTTAAAAATTAAAAGCGACCAGCTTAGTAAAAACAAAACGGCCTTATTATTCTTGTTACTTTGCGTGGTGTTACTAATTATTTTTCAGTTTGTAGCTATACCCGTTATTATAGCCATTTATATTTTAATTTCGCTAATTTTAAGCAAAACAAAAGTATCTTTATAA
- a CDS encoding PorV/PorQ family protein: MKKRLSIVFLLFATVSLQAQTARKYSNEFLNIGVDAASFGMANSVIAQTADVNSGYWNPAGLVYLQDKQVGLMHASYFANIAQYDYAAFAMPIDEKSAVAFSAIRFGVDDIMNTTELIDQNGNVDYNRISLFSAADYAFNISYARKLAVDGLSLGANSKIVRRVIGDFAKSWGFGLDIGLQYHTEKWKFGVMARDITTTYNVWNINKAEFEKIKGAVEGQNQTLPETTELTLPKLQIGVARDFMLTDKFNLTTAAVLHTEFYQTNALISTSAFSMQPSAGFEFGYDKMVFVRAGVGNFQNELQIDNSEKLTFQPNIGLGFKYKGIQVDYALTDIGNQSASLYSNIFSLKLDLGIFTKTNE; the protein is encoded by the coding sequence GTGAAAAAAAGGTTATCCATAGTGTTTTTACTTTTTGCAACCGTAAGTTTGCAAGCACAAACCGCAAGAAAATACTCTAATGAATTTTTAAACATTGGGGTAGATGCAGCTTCATTTGGTATGGCAAATAGTGTAATTGCACAAACGGCCGATGTAAATTCGGGGTATTGGAACCCTGCTGGTTTAGTGTATTTACAAGATAAACAAGTAGGTTTAATGCACGCTAGTTATTTTGCAAACATTGCACAATATGATTATGCTGCATTTGCAATGCCTATAGATGAAAAAAGTGCAGTAGCTTTTTCGGCTATACGTTTTGGGGTTGATGATATTATGAATACCACCGAATTAATTGATCAAAATGGAAACGTAGATTACAATCGTATTTCGCTATTTTCGGCTGCCGATTATGCTTTTAATATTTCCTATGCACGTAAATTAGCAGTTGACGGTTTGTCTTTAGGTGCAAATTCAAAAATTGTGCGTAGGGTTATTGGAGATTTTGCAAAATCATGGGGTTTTGGGTTAGATATTGGTTTACAGTACCATACCGAAAAATGGAAATTTGGTGTGATGGCACGCGATATTACAACTACTTATAATGTTTGGAATATTAATAAAGCCGAATTTGAAAAAATAAAAGGTGCGGTTGAAGGTCAAAATCAAACACTTCCAGAAACAACTGAACTTACACTACCAAAATTACAAATAGGTGTAGCACGCGATTTTATGTTAACTGATAAATTTAATTTAACAACTGCGGCTGTTTTACATACCGAATTTTATCAAACAAACGCCTTAATTTCTACATCAGCATTTAGTATGCAACCATCGGCAGGTTTTGAATTTGGGTATGATAAAATGGTTTTTGTTCGAGCCGGTGTTGGGAATTTTCAAAATGAATTACAAATTGATAATTCTGAAAAGCTAACATTTCAACCTAACATTGGTTTAGGTTTTAAATACAAAGGCATACAAGTTGATTATGCTTTAACCGATATAGGTAATCAAAGTGCATCACTTTATTCAAATATATTTTCGTTAAAATTAGATTTAGGAATCTTTACAAAAACAAATGAATAA
- a CDS encoding lipoprotein N-acyltransferase Lnb domain-containing protein, protein MNNFLIKFKQQIVLLVCCFSFLQFQAQPSYLTEQAEISVLTCGVGNEMYTLFGHTALRVKDFNQNLDVVYNWGMFDFKTPNFYSKFVKGDLLYFLNVSDFNNFINDYTYDNREVIEQQLNLTYSQKMAVWNEINRQLKGSDRYYTYGFIKNNCTTKVVDVINKTISAPLQTNFPKNNFSYRYILNEGLTNHYFEKLGINLLFGYKTNKQNQLIFLPIKLKDALTFNQKIVKSEKKLNYVQTIKNGFNLNSVYTLWVIALFLAIFALKKNVQRFYFLLTALFSLFLLAVSLFTHHEELLLNMWILFYNPLYIVGMVLKNRKVFWVALIFTTIGLLFMGIELLMVAIPLIVLHLTFILALFLPKFSKIGRLEKENV, encoded by the coding sequence ATGAATAATTTTCTAATTAAATTTAAACAACAAATCGTACTACTGGTTTGTTGTTTTTCTTTTTTACAATTTCAAGCACAACCATCGTACTTAACTGAACAAGCCGAAATTAGCGTGCTTACATGTGGGGTTGGTAATGAAATGTATACTCTTTTTGGACATACAGCACTTAGAGTTAAAGACTTTAACCAAAATTTAGATGTGGTGTACAATTGGGGAATGTTTGATTTTAAAACACCTAATTTTTATAGTAAATTTGTTAAAGGTGATTTGTTGTATTTTTTAAATGTATCAGATTTTAATAATTTTATAAATGATTATACGTACGATAACCGTGAAGTTATAGAACAACAACTTAATTTAACGTATTCTCAAAAAATGGCGGTTTGGAACGAAATAAACCGACAATTAAAAGGCAGCGATCGTTATTACACATATGGTTTTATAAAAAACAACTGTACAACTAAAGTTGTAGATGTTATAAATAAAACAATTTCAGCTCCGTTACAAACAAATTTCCCAAAAAATAATTTTTCATATCGTTATATATTGAATGAAGGTTTAACAAACCATTATTTTGAAAAATTAGGTATTAATTTGCTTTTTGGATACAAAACAAACAAGCAAAATCAGCTTATTTTTCTTCCAATAAAGTTAAAAGACGCCTTAACATTTAACCAAAAAATTGTTAAAAGTGAAAAAAAACTAAATTACGTACAAACCATAAAAAACGGTTTTAATTTAAATTCTGTTTACACTTTGTGGGTAATAGCATTGTTTTTGGCTATTTTTGCATTAAAGAAAAATGTACAACGGTTTTATTTTTTACTAACTGCACTTTTTAGTTTGTTTTTGTTGGCTGTAAGTTTATTTACACACCACGAAGAATTACTTTTAAATATGTGGATTCTTTTCTATAACCCATTATATATTGTTGGAATGGTTTTAAAAAATAGAAAAGTTTTTTGGGTTGCTTTAATATTTACAACTATAGGATTACTTTTTATGGGGATTGAGTTGTTAATGGTAGCAATCCCTTTAATCGTTTTACATTTAACTTTTATTTTGGCATTATTTTTGCCTAAGTTTAGTAAAATTGGAAGATTAGAAAAGGAAAATGTTTAG
- a CDS encoding tyrosine-protein phosphatase, translated as MFSFFKKRKILKDIIPNNFVDIHSHLLYGLDDGSKSLQETRELIESLQLFGFKQFITTPHTTPLVWENTKEQIVEQYNKVKIELGFSTKQLKVASEYLMDDSFLKRIENEKLLCIKDNYVLVEMSYINPPIHLYEIIMELHSQGYQPILAHPERYNFYKNDYASFKKLKSAGCLFQMNLLSSTGYYGSGIAEVSDYLLKENMYDFVGSDVHHKKHIDAFGDEIKLKNVDLFEQLIQKNDFFKEKELNTTLV; from the coding sequence ATGTTTAGTTTTTTTAAGAAAAGAAAAATATTAAAAGATATTATACCTAATAATTTTGTTGATATACACTCGCATTTATTATATGGTTTAGACGATGGAAGTAAATCGTTACAAGAAACACGTGAATTAATTGAAAGTTTACAATTGTTTGGTTTTAAACAGTTTATTACAACGCCGCACACAACTCCGTTAGTTTGGGAAAATACAAAAGAACAAATTGTAGAACAATACAATAAAGTTAAAATAGAGTTAGGTTTTTCTACAAAACAACTTAAAGTAGCTTCAGAATATTTAATGGACGATTCTTTTTTAAAAAGAATTGAAAATGAAAAATTATTGTGTATAAAAGATAATTATGTATTAGTTGAAATGTCTTACATAAATCCACCAATACATTTATACGAAATTATTATGGAATTACATTCGCAAGGATATCAGCCTATTTTAGCACATCCTGAGCGTTATAATTTTTATAAAAATGATTATGCAAGTTTTAAGAAGTTAAAAAGTGCTGGTTGTTTGTTTCAAATGAATTTATTAAGTAGCACCGGTTATTACGGAAGTGGTATTGCCGAAGTTTCAGATTATTTATTAAAAGAAAATATGTATGATTTTGTAGGCAGCGATGTTCATCATAAAAAACATATTGATGCTTTTGGTGATGAAATTAAACTTAAAAACGTTGACCTATTTGAACAACTAATTCAAAAAAACGATTTTTTTAAAGAAAAGGAATTAAATACTACACTTGTGTAG
- a CDS encoding YitT family protein — MKKILTNDSFKDYLFMLLGILSISFALKSLLIPNHFFDGGVTGIALLLYKKYHINIALIFVALNIPFLLLGGKLIGKTFAIKSIISVIILGLCLLFIPFPEVSHDKLIVSVFGGFFIGLGVGFGMKSGIALDGIEVLAVYTGKKVGFSMSEIILGINILIFLIAGTFFGLEAAFYSMLTYFVASKTIDYVVEGFEEFTGVTIISSKSDEVKAFLVLQMGKGITVYKGERGFMKDSFEKSTETDIVYTVVTRLEVRKLKTAIHEIDDKAFIFSSSIKETAGGILKKKHAH; from the coding sequence ATGAAAAAAATTTTAACGAACGACAGTTTTAAAGATTACTTATTTATGTTATTAGGAATTTTAAGCATAAGCTTTGCTTTAAAAAGTTTACTAATTCCTAATCATTTTTTCGATGGTGGTGTAACAGGTATTGCACTACTTTTATACAAAAAATACCACATAAACATAGCTCTTATTTTTGTAGCTCTTAACATTCCGTTTTTGCTACTTGGCGGCAAATTAATAGGAAAAACATTTGCTATAAAATCAATTATTTCGGTAATAATTTTAGGCCTTTGCTTACTTTTTATCCCTTTTCCAGAAGTATCACATGACAAATTAATTGTTTCGGTTTTTGGAGGATTTTTTATTGGATTAGGTGTTGGTTTTGGTATGAAAAGTGGAATTGCTTTAGATGGAATTGAAGTTTTAGCTGTTTATACGGGTAAAAAAGTAGGTTTTTCTATGAGCGAAATTATTTTGGGTATAAATATCTTAATTTTCTTAATTGCTGGAACTTTCTTTGGATTAGAAGCTGCATTTTATTCTATGTTAACCTATTTTGTAGCATCTAAAACAATAGACTATGTTGTAGAAGGTTTTGAAGAATTTACAGGCGTAACTATCATATCATCTAAAAGCGATGAAGTAAAAGCTTTTTTAGTACTACAAATGGGTAAAGGAATAACCGTTTATAAAGGCGAGCGTGGTTTTATGAAAGATAGTTTTGAAAAAAGTACTGAAACCGATATTGTTTACACTGTTGTAACCCGTTTAGAAGTTAGAAAATTAAAAACAGCTATACATGAAATTGATGATAAAGCCTTTATATTCTCTAGCTCAATTAAAGAAACTGCAGGAGGAATTTTAAAGAAAAAACATGCACATTAA
- a CDS encoding adenylate/guanylate cyclase domain-containing protein yields MKKLLYICLLLVALVSKAQTNDTIKVYTYKDFITNNKYYKTLNGWKFTQGNNDLWKNLDYNDSNWATIKADTTGKVVEKEIIFNKLGWFRKTIKIDSTLVGVPLSFNLELGGAYTIYLNGVPLKTFGKFSSKNSKSVNYKYDMFNEQYITFTFKKPGKQVFAIKYENPEITKTSNFFGFKFNISTIENAIDENNSKNQAVTGLAVFASILITLSVFHLILYLFYREFKPNLFFSLFSFSMGGAFISFILVFKASYLLDNNIIEKLIVFLVCLSGFALSGLINTLFSSKQLRFKIYSVLCIVALLILLFSIEISGGFIVPLLFIFACIEATILLIKAILKKVKGAKILATGILLTLFFLVLIIVSVLIFIENGHVKFGNGQNTATNIFMGIIFIGFILSFFSIPFSMSAYLAWYFSYINEENESKLIEIENLTQESLQQEKEKQTTIENINQELESQVINRKNEIEIQKSEIKIQNEKLKEERLKSDTLLLNILPEEIALELKEKGKSQSKFFDSVTILFTDFKDFTKLTEKVSSTELIEELNYCFKEFDRIISKYGIEKIKTIGDAYMAVSGLPVKDENHAIKMVHAALEIRDFMEQYKQKRINEGKEYFEMRIGINSGEVVAGIVGIKKFTYDVWGTAVNIAAEMEVNGAIGKVNISQNTYQLVKEIFTTELRSEKLMDSQLNMYFVENKEPNLRFLEVKKFIIEKQLNELPKHLHYHNLNHILDVHEAVICYAKLEGVTTKDTELLQVAALFHDSGFIVKGNGHEEISCTFADTYLPEFGYSAIEIEKIKGMIRATKIPQTPKNHLEQILADADLDYLGRNDFEEIANGLYEEILVENKDLNKEKWNNIQVSFFENHKYFTESAKRLRNNKKEENLTLIKSQKN; encoded by the coding sequence ATGAAAAAGTTATTATACATATGCTTATTACTTGTAGCTTTAGTTTCAAAAGCGCAAACAAACGATACAATAAAGGTATATACTTACAAAGATTTTATAACCAACAATAAATATTACAAAACATTAAATGGTTGGAAATTTACTCAAGGAAATAATGATTTATGGAAAAATTTAGATTATAACGACAGCAATTGGGCAACCATAAAAGCGGATACAACAGGTAAAGTTGTAGAAAAAGAAATAATTTTTAACAAATTAGGTTGGTTTAGAAAAACTATTAAAATTGATTCAACATTAGTAGGTGTACCTTTAAGTTTTAATTTAGAACTTGGCGGAGCTTATACCATTTATTTAAATGGAGTTCCGCTTAAAACATTTGGTAAATTTTCTTCTAAAAATTCAAAATCAGTAAATTACAAATACGATATGTTTAATGAGCAATACATCACTTTTACCTTTAAAAAACCAGGTAAACAAGTTTTTGCTATTAAATACGAAAACCCTGAAATAACTAAAACCAGTAACTTTTTTGGTTTTAAATTTAATATAAGTACAATTGAAAATGCAATAGATGAAAATAATTCAAAAAATCAGGCTGTTACAGGTTTGGCAGTTTTTGCATCAATTTTAATTACACTTAGTGTATTTCACTTAATACTGTATTTATTTTATCGCGAGTTTAAACCAAACTTATTTTTTAGCCTGTTTAGCTTTAGTATGGGTGGTGCATTTATAAGTTTTATTTTGGTTTTTAAAGCATCGTACTTATTAGACAATAATATAATAGAAAAACTAATTGTTTTTTTAGTATGCTTGTCAGGTTTTGCTTTAAGCGGTTTAATAAATACCCTATTTAGTAGCAAACAGTTGCGTTTTAAAATATATTCGGTATTGTGTATAGTTGCACTATTAATTCTGCTTTTTAGCATTGAAATTAGCGGGGGTTTTATAGTACCACTTTTATTCATTTTTGCCTGTATAGAAGCTACAATTCTTTTAATTAAAGCTATTTTAAAAAAGGTAAAAGGTGCAAAAATTTTAGCAACTGGCATTTTACTCACCTTGTTTTTTTTAGTTTTAATAATAGTTTCGGTTTTAATTTTTATTGAAAACGGACATGTAAAATTTGGCAATGGTCAAAATACAGCAACCAATATTTTTATGGGAATTATTTTTATTGGCTTTATTTTATCCTTTTTTAGTATCCCCTTTTCAATGTCGGCGTATTTGGCTTGGTATTTTTCGTACATCAATGAAGAAAATGAATCAAAACTAATCGAGATTGAAAACCTAACACAAGAAAGTCTTCAACAAGAAAAAGAAAAGCAAACAACTATTGAAAACATCAACCAAGAACTAGAATCACAGGTTATAAATCGCAAAAATGAAATTGAAATTCAAAAAAGCGAAATCAAAATTCAAAATGAAAAATTAAAAGAAGAAAGGTTAAAATCTGACACACTTTTATTAAATATTTTACCAGAAGAAATTGCCTTAGAATTAAAAGAAAAAGGGAAGTCACAATCTAAATTTTTCGATAGTGTAACAATACTTTTTACCGATTTTAAAGATTTCACAAAACTTACCGAAAAAGTATCTTCAACCGAATTAATTGAAGAATTAAACTATTGTTTTAAAGAATTTGATAGAATTATTAGCAAATATGGTATTGAAAAAATAAAAACCATTGGCGATGCCTACATGGCTGTAAGCGGCTTACCTGTTAAAGACGAAAACCATGCAATAAAAATGGTACATGCCGCATTAGAAATACGCGATTTTATGGAACAATACAAACAAAAGCGTATAAATGAAGGCAAGGAATACTTTGAAATGCGTATTGGTATAAACTCTGGCGAAGTAGTTGCTGGTATCGTTGGTATTAAAAAATTCACTTACGATGTTTGGGGTACAGCTGTTAATATTGCTGCAGAAATGGAAGTTAACGGAGCAATTGGAAAAGTAAACATAAGCCAAAACACGTATCAACTAGTTAAAGAAATTTTCACAACTGAATTGCGTTCTGAAAAATTAATGGATTCACAGTTAAATATGTATTTTGTAGAAAATAAAGAACCCAATTTAAGATTTTTAGAGGTTAAAAAATTTATTATTGAAAAGCAGTTAAATGAACTTCCAAAACATTTACATTACCATAATTTAAACCATATTTTAGATGTGCACGAAGCGGTAATTTGCTATGCTAAATTAGAAGGGGTTACAACTAAAGATACAGAATTATTGCAAGTTGCCGCACTTTTTCACGATTCGGGTTTTATTGTAAAAGGCAATGGCCATGAAGAAATTTCATGTACGTTTGCTGATACTTATTTACCAGAATTTGGTTATTCTGCTATAGAAATCGAAAAAATTAAAGGAATGATACGTGCAACAAAAATTCCTCAAACACCTAAGAATCATTTAGAGCAAATTTTAGCCGATGCCGATTTAGATTATTTAGGACGTAATGATTTTGAAGAAATTGCAAATGGACTTTACGAAGAAATATTGGTTGAAAATAAAGATTTAAACAAAGAAAAATGGAACAATATTCAAGTTTCTTTTTTTGAAAACCACAAATACTTTACAGAATCAGCTAAAAGATTAAGAAACAATAAAAAAGAAGAAAATTTAACATTAATAAAATCACAAAAAAATTAG
- a CDS encoding adenylate/guanylate cyclase domain-containing protein, translating to MKKIILFIIILWANLLCSQNNSQATKVFTVKDLENEIKLNNDWKSQSGNTILWKEKDFDDTNWKPLTSVFSKLKAPDFNGDMWFRKNIIIDSSLVNVPVALQVFSKAEVKIYLNGTHIKNFKGLNNEVDSLKNKPLIFVFNKPGKNIFALHYKDSLFNKTKTTFQTEGFKFSLLSVDKYLEKSTYNNYLWLATIAIGFIFITLGVIHLILFGFYRKFISNLFFALFNLCSGCSILFGYAKLTQFGFDGMAFLNPANSISVTFSVIGSLAISATVNFLFSKSKLRLIILSILVGFSLLLMYSFSGNFSFLASIFTTIILLESIIIVLIAALNKKPGAKIIAIGLVCSFGFALLLGMCVGIFFATKSFNYVTISILIILGILSFFSIPFAMSAYLASNFAAVSRKLKQQLKQVNLLSNQTLKHEQERKALLENKTFFLETEVKERTKEIETQKQEIEKQQHALLKEKQKSEDLLLNILPKDVADELKESGESKVKQFNSVSILFSDFINLDSVSQQLNSQELLDELNFCFQAFDHITTKHQIEKIKTISYSYMAVSGLPLENENHAKKMIEVAIEMCTFIENYQTERKKQNKPYFEIKIGINSGEVVAGIVGIKKFAYDIWGDAVNTAARMKAKSENGRINVGHTTYELAKNYFEFTYRGEIEIKGKGFAKMYFVETKTV from the coding sequence ATGAAAAAAATCATTCTTTTTATAATAATTCTTTGGGCAAATTTACTGTGTTCACAAAACAATTCGCAAGCAACCAAAGTATTTACAGTTAAAGATCTTGAAAATGAAATAAAATTAAACAACGATTGGAAATCCCAATCTGGTAATACTATTTTATGGAAAGAAAAAGATTTTGATGATACTAATTGGAAACCGTTAACAAGTGTTTTTAGCAAATTAAAAGCACCTGATTTTAATGGTGATATGTGGTTTAGAAAAAACATAATAATTGACTCTTCCTTAGTTAATGTTCCCGTTGCTTTACAAGTATTTTCAAAAGCCGAAGTAAAAATTTACTTAAACGGTACTCACATAAAAAATTTTAAAGGTTTAAATAATGAAGTCGATAGCTTAAAAAACAAACCCTTAATATTTGTTTTTAATAAACCTGGTAAAAATATTTTTGCATTGCATTATAAAGACTCGTTGTTTAATAAAACAAAAACAACATTTCAAACAGAAGGTTTCAAATTTTCATTACTATCAGTTGATAAATATCTTGAAAAATCAACATATAATAATTATTTATGGCTGGCAACTATTGCTATTGGTTTTATATTTATTACACTGGGTGTAATACACTTAATCTTATTTGGTTTTTACCGTAAATTTATTTCCAACTTATTTTTCGCTTTATTTAACTTATGTTCAGGTTGTAGCATCCTTTTTGGATACGCAAAATTAACTCAATTCGGTTTTGATGGTATGGCGTTTTTAAACCCTGCCAATTCCATATCGGTAACTTTTTCTGTAATAGGAAGTTTAGCCATAAGTGCAACAGTTAATTTTTTATTTAGCAAAAGTAAACTACGATTAATAATTTTAAGTATTTTGGTTGGTTTTAGTTTACTTTTAATGTATTCATTTTCTGGTAACTTCTCGTTTCTAGCATCAATTTTCACAACAATAATACTTTTAGAATCAATTATAATTGTACTTATTGCTGCATTAAATAAAAAGCCAGGCGCAAAAATAATTGCAATAGGATTAGTTTGTAGTTTTGGTTTTGCTCTTTTATTAGGTATGTGTGTTGGAATATTTTTTGCAACAAAATCCTTTAATTATGTAACAATTAGTATTCTTATTATTTTAGGTATATTAAGTTTCTTTAGTATCCCATTTGCAATGTCGGCTTATTTAGCATCAAATTTTGCAGCTGTAAGTCGCAAATTAAAACAACAATTAAAACAAGTAAATTTACTTTCTAACCAAACGTTAAAACACGAACAAGAGCGCAAAGCACTTTTAGAAAATAAAACATTTTTTTTAGAAACCGAAGTAAAAGAACGTACAAAAGAAATTGAAACTCAAAAACAAGAAATTGAAAAACAACAACACGCTTTGTTAAAAGAAAAACAAAAATCAGAAGATTTGTTATTAAACATTTTACCAAAAGATGTTGCCGATGAATTAAAAGAAAGTGGCGAAAGTAAGGTGAAACAATTCAACAGCGTTTCTATTTTATTTTCAGATTTTATAAACTTAGATTCAGTATCGCAACAATTAAATTCGCAAGAATTATTAGATGAATTAAACTTTTGTTTTCAAGCATTCGATCATATCACAACAAAGCATCAAATAGAAAAAATAAAAACCATTAGTTATTCGTATATGGCTGTAAGCGGACTGCCATTAGAAAATGAAAATCATGCAAAAAAAATGATCGAAGTAGCTATTGAAATGTGTACGTTCATTGAAAACTATCAAACCGAACGTAAAAAACAAAACAAACCTTACTTTGAAATTAAAATTGGTATAAATTCGGGCGAAGTTGTTGCTGGTATTGTTGGCATTAAAAAATTTGCTTACGATATTTGGGGCGATGCCGTTAACACCGCTGCTCGTATGAAAGCAAAAAGTGAAAACGGTAGAATAAATGTAGGACATACAACGTACGAATTAGCTAAAAATTACTTTGAATTTACATATCGTGGCGAAATAGAAATTAAAGGAAAAGGCTTTGCAAAAATGTATTTTGTTGAAACTAAAACTGTTTAA